A window of Plantibacter sp. PA-3-X8 genomic DNA:
AGTGTCCGGCCCCCGCGGCCCAGATGACCTTCCGCATCCGGCGTGATCGCTCAGCGTCGTCGTAGGGGGTCTGCGCACTGTGCGCGGCGGCTTCGGCCAGGGCTGTGGCCTGGGTCCTGCTCTCGTCCATCGGTCCTCACATCGTTGTCGGGGTGCTTCGAGGTTCACCTGCCGAAGAATCTTACCCACTGAATGGGAAAGTCGTACCGCTGAATGGTAGCGTGGCAACCGTCCGGTGGTCGACACGTGTCCGAAGGCTTCCAGGATCACGCATCACGAAGGAGTGTCTCCCATGCAGCACCGCACCCAGTCCGCCGACGTCGTCGTCATCGGCGGTGGTCTCGCGGGGGTCTCGGCCGCCGTCGCGGCCGCCCGTCTCGGCTCCCGGGTCTCGCTCGTCACGAACCGGCCGGTGCTCGGTGGCAACTCGTCGAGCGAGGTGCGGGTGTGGGTCGTCGGAGCGACCGCGCACGGGCACCAGCGGTTCGCGCGGGAGACCGGCATCATGGGGGAGCTCTTCCTCGAGAACCAGTACCGCAACCCGGAGGGCAACCCGTTCTACTGGGACCAGACGGTCCTCGACCTCGTACGGGCCGAGCCGAACCTGCAGCTGCACCTCAACACCGACGTCCGCATCGTCACGATGGCGGAGGGCGCTGAGGGCGTGGTGTCGCCGACACCGAGGATCGCGTCCGTCACCGGATGGACGATGGGCAGCGAGATCGAGACGGAGTTCGTCGCACCCGTCTTCATCGACTGCACCGGAGACGGGCTGGTGGGGCATCTCGCGGGCGCGACTTCCCGCATCGGGCGCGAGGGCCGCGCTGAGCTCGGCGAGCCGTGGGCGCCCGAGGTCGCGGACGACGAGCTCCTCGGCAGTTCGATCTTCTTCTACACGAAGGACACGGGACGCCCCGAGCGGTTCGTCGCCCCCGACATCGCGCGCGACATCCGCGACACCCCGATCCTCACCAACCGGATCATCCGGACCGGCGACAACGGCTGCAACTACTGGTGGATCGAGTGGGGCGGCGAGCTCGACACCGTCGCCGAGAACGAGCAGATCCGCGACGAGCTGTGGAGCGTCGTCTTCGGGATCTGGGACTACATCAAGAACTCCGGCGAGTTCGACGCCGACACCCTGACGCTCGAGTGGGTCGGATCGATCCCGGGGAAGCGCGAGTACCGGCGGCTGCTGGGTGACCACACCCTCACGCAGAACGACCTGCTCGACCAGGTCGACTTCGAGGACACGGTCGCCTTCGGTGGCTGGTCGATCGACCTGCACCCGGTTGAGGGCGTCTACGCCGAGACCGCCGGCGCGCAGCAGCGGTTCAGCAACGGCACCTACGGGATCCCCTTCCGCAGCCTGTACTCGCACGACGTCGACAACCTGCTGTTCGCCGGACGCAACATCTCCGCCTCCCACGTCGCGTTCGGGTCCACCCGCGTCATGGCGACCTGCGCGACGCAGGGTCAGGCGGTGGGGACGGCCGCGGCGCTCATCGCCCGCCATGGACTGACGCCGCGGGAGCTCGCCGGGCAGGCGCTCCCGCTCCTGCAGCGCACGCTCCTGCGCGAGGACGCCCCGGTCATCGGCATCACCACGGACGACCCCGACGATCTGGCCGGGCGGGCGACGGTCTCCGCTTCGAGCGCGCTCGACACCATCTCCACGCTGGAGCACCTCGGCTCCGGCGAGCGGTTCGCCCTCGACCGCGACGTCGCGATCCTCGTGCCCGTCGCCCCGACACTCGACCGGATAACCCTGCTCGTCGACGCCGCGAGCGACACCACCCTCCGGGTCGAACTGTGGAGCGCGGGCAAGCGGCAGAACGCCGTCCCCGTCGAGCACCTCCTCGACGGCACGGCCGACGTCACCGCCGGGGTGGGCGTGCCCGCCACCGTCCGCTTCGGATGGACGCCCGAGATCGAGCAGAACGCCGTGCTCGTCGTCCGCGCCAACCCGGACGTCAGCCTGCTCCTCACCGAGGGCCACCCTTACGGGCTCCTCATCCTGACGGCCAAGCACGCGACCGACGAGGTGTTCGACGACCACATCCCCGAGGAGCAGGACCAGGCGATCCTCGACTGGAACGCTCGGAAGCTCCGCGGCCGGAGCGTCGCGCTGACCGTCGGCGGGGAGACCACGGCGTACCGGCCTGAGCGGATCGTCGACGGGTACCAGCGCCCCTACGGCGGACCGCACCTGTGGTCCTCGGCGCGGCTCCAGGACAACCGCGACCTGATCACCGAGCCCGAGGTCCTCACCCTGCACTGGGATGAGCCGGTCGATGTCGCGTCCGTCCGGATCGTGTTCAACGACGACGTCGACGTGGACCTCATCAACCTGCACCACCACCGCACGGACTTCGAGGCGGTGCCGGAGCTCGTCGCCGCGTACCGCCTCGAGGCACGACCGGCGGGTGCTCCTGAGGGGACGTGGACGGTGTTGGTCGAGGTCGAGGGGAACCGGCACCGGCATCGGATCCACGACGTCGAACCCGTGCGGGTCGACGCCCTCCGTGTCGTCGTCACGGCCACGAACGGGTCGCCCTACGTGAGCGTCGCGAGTGTGAAGCTCTTCGAGCAGCCGAGCGGGCGCACCACCCGGCCGCGCCGAGCCCGACCGCTACGCTGAACACGGCCTCCGAGGCCGGACATCCGAACCGACACCGACACCGTGGAGGACCCGTGGCAGGTGAGATCCAGCAGGGCATCGGCCGTGCAGCATCCGTGCTCGCCGTTCTCGGCGCATCGACCACCGGACCGTTGCGGGCCTCCGACATCGCCCGTGCGACCGGTCTCGGCACCTCGACGACCGCACGCCTCCTCGGCACGCTCGAGGAGCTCGGCTATGTGACGAAGGCGCCCGACAGTCCGTCCTACGCCATCGGCGCGACCATCCTGGCGCTGGCGAGCGAGGGGCTCAACCAGAACCCGGTGCACCGGGAGTCGCGTGCTCCCGCTCAGGAACTCGCACAGCGGATCGGCCTCAGCGTGAACGTCGGCGTGCTCGACGGCTCGAGCCTCATCTACCTCTGCCACTTCGAGGGAGCCCTCGCCCCGAAGTCGCACTCGATGATCGGGTTGCGCCAGCCGTTGCACGCTTCCGCGCTCGGCAAGTGTCTGCTCCTCGACCTCGACGCCGACGGCCTCCGTGCGCTGCTGGGAGATGAGCCGCTCCCGCGCTACACGGCCAACACCGTCACGGAGCACGCGGCTCTTGCCGCCGAGCTCGCGACGGCGCGGGAACGCGGCGTCTGCATGGAGGACCAGGAGCTCGCGTTGGGTCGTCTCGGGATCGCGGCGCCGATCCGCGACGCGAACGCCAGAGTCGTGGCGGCGATCTCCATCTCGGGTCGGCTGAGCCTGATGCGAGAGCGCAACCTCGACGTCCTCACCGAGGACCTCATCGAGGTGGCCGACCGCATCAGCGTCGGTCTCGGCCTCATCTCCGCGATCCCCTCCTCCTGACCTCTTCCCCACCCGTATCCGATCTCACGAACCGAAGGTGACCCGTGGCGCAATTCGACCTGCCCCTCGCCCAGCTCCAGCAGTACCTGCCCGACCGCGAGGAGGCGCCGGACTTCGACGCGTTCTGGACGGACACCCTCGCCGAAGCCCACGCCCTCGCGCAGCCGACGGTGCGTGAACGATCCAACCCTGAGCTGACGGGTCTCGTCGTCGAGGACGTCACGTTCTCCGGGTTCGGTGGCGACCCGATCAAGGGGTGGTTCATCCGACCGGCCGGCGCGACC
This region includes:
- a CDS encoding IclR family transcriptional regulator, with the protein product MAGEIQQGIGRAASVLAVLGASTTGPLRASDIARATGLGTSTTARLLGTLEELGYVTKAPDSPSYAIGATILALASEGLNQNPVHRESRAPAQELAQRIGLSVNVGVLDGSSLIYLCHFEGALAPKSHSMIGLRQPLHASALGKCLLLDLDADGLRALLGDEPLPRYTANTVTEHAALAAELATARERGVCMEDQELALGRLGIAAPIRDANARVVAAISISGRLSLMRERNLDVLTEDLIEVADRISVGLGLISAIPSS
- a CDS encoding FAD-dependent oxidoreductase encodes the protein MQHRTQSADVVVIGGGLAGVSAAVAAARLGSRVSLVTNRPVLGGNSSSEVRVWVVGATAHGHQRFARETGIMGELFLENQYRNPEGNPFYWDQTVLDLVRAEPNLQLHLNTDVRIVTMAEGAEGVVSPTPRIASVTGWTMGSEIETEFVAPVFIDCTGDGLVGHLAGATSRIGREGRAELGEPWAPEVADDELLGSSIFFYTKDTGRPERFVAPDIARDIRDTPILTNRIIRTGDNGCNYWWIEWGGELDTVAENEQIRDELWSVVFGIWDYIKNSGEFDADTLTLEWVGSIPGKREYRRLLGDHTLTQNDLLDQVDFEDTVAFGGWSIDLHPVEGVYAETAGAQQRFSNGTYGIPFRSLYSHDVDNLLFAGRNISASHVAFGSTRVMATCATQGQAVGTAAALIARHGLTPRELAGQALPLLQRTLLREDAPVIGITTDDPDDLAGRATVSASSALDTISTLEHLGSGERFALDRDVAILVPVAPTLDRITLLVDAASDTTLRVELWSAGKRQNAVPVEHLLDGTADVTAGVGVPATVRFGWTPEIEQNAVLVVRANPDVSLLLTEGHPYGLLILTAKHATDEVFDDHIPEEQDQAILDWNARKLRGRSVALTVGGETTAYRPERIVDGYQRPYGGPHLWSSARLQDNRDLITEPEVLTLHWDEPVDVASVRIVFNDDVDVDLINLHHHRTDFEAVPELVAAYRLEARPAGAPEGTWTVLVEVEGNRHRHRIHDVEPVRVDALRVVVTATNGSPYVSVASVKLFEQPSGRTTRPRRARPLR